A genomic window from Silene latifolia isolate original U9 population chromosome Y, ASM4854445v1, whole genome shotgun sequence includes:
- the LOC141631439 gene encoding uncharacterized protein LOC141631439 — protein MTNDTPPPPKPDLHPVFTVTNIQHKVRVLDGTKVTYASWVRLIKLHVRGYKVLSHIDGTPAPAETDASYELWCEVDAHVLQWIYGTLSDDLLPRVLEDESTARAAWVRVENIFNNNKGARAAALESEFNALCLGNMPSLEAYCQGLRELVGMLKDVDAPVTERRLVI, from the coding sequence ATGACGAATGATACCCCTCCACCTCCCAAACCCGACCTGCATCCGGTGTTTACCGTCACAAATATCCAGCACAAAGTTCGTGTCCTAGATGGCACGAAGGTAACGTACGCGTCGtgggttcgcctaatcaaactccACGTCCGCGGGTATAAGGTTTTATCCCACATCGACGGAACCCCTGCCCCTGCCGAGACGGATGCCTCTTACGAGTTATGGTGTGAAGTCGACGCGCACGTGCTTCAGTGGATTTACGGTACCCTAAGCGATGACCTCCTCCCTCGTGTTCTTGAAGACGAATCGACGGCCCGTGCAGCATGGGTCCGTGTTGAAAACATCTTCAACAACAATAAGGGGGCTCGCGCCGCCGCCCTCGAATCTGAGTTTAATGCTCTTTGTTTGGGGAATATGCCCTCACTTGAGGCCTATTGTCAAGGCCTCCGCGAGTTAGTCGGGATGCTCAAGGATGTTGATGCACCCGTTACTGAACGCCGCCTCGTAATTTAG